A genomic window from Xenorhabdus cabanillasii includes:
- a CDS encoding fumarylacetoacetate hydrolase family protein, which yields MRLITYRTEITAAARLGAIVNNHVVDLAKLAAHAGSVLPDNMLDFIELGPLAVNSTTILLNSFEGLWPIGVARPLENVKILAPIPRPRKNIFGIGLNYVEHVEESSLSPDTAKELPKEPVIFSKPPTAIIGPGDAIEHNREITRQLDWEVELAVIIGQRAKSVPESDALKYVFGYSLIIDMSARDCHRAGQWIYSKGQDTYAPFGPCIVTADDIPDPHNLALSLKVNGVTKQDSNTHHMLFKVNALIADISKGITLEPGDIIATGTPSGVGAGRDPQEWLWPGDVIEAHLEKIGDLRHPVIAV from the coding sequence ATGCGTTTAATCACTTATCGTACCGAAATAACTGCTGCTGCACGATTGGGGGCGATTGTAAATAATCATGTGGTGGATTTGGCAAAATTGGCTGCTCATGCCGGAAGTGTCTTACCGGATAACATGCTGGACTTTATCGAATTGGGACCATTGGCCGTAAACAGTACAACCATATTATTAAATTCGTTTGAAGGTCTATGGCCAATCGGTGTGGCCCGGCCACTGGAGAATGTAAAAATTCTGGCTCCCATTCCCCGCCCGCGCAAAAACATTTTCGGCATTGGGCTGAATTATGTTGAACATGTTGAGGAATCCAGTCTGTCTCCCGATACGGCAAAAGAGCTGCCAAAAGAACCGGTTATTTTTTCTAAGCCACCAACCGCAATCATTGGTCCGGGGGATGCGATTGAACACAATCGTGAAATCACCCGGCAATTGGATTGGGAAGTGGAGTTAGCCGTGATTATCGGGCAGCGTGCGAAGAGTGTACCGGAGTCTGACGCGCTGAAATATGTTTTTGGTTATAGTTTGATTATCGACATGAGCGCCCGTGACTGTCACCGTGCCGGGCAGTGGATCTACTCTAAAGGTCAGGATACCTATGCACCTTTCGGCCCTTGCATTGTCACCGCTGATGACATCCCCGACCCGCATAATCTTGCGTTGAGCCTGAAAGTTAATGGAGTGACTAAACAGGATTCCAATACTCATCATATGTTATTCAAGGTTAATGCTTTGATCGCAGATATCAGTAAAGGTATTACACTGGAGCCGGGAGATATCATCGCTACAGGAACGCCATCCGGTGTCGGGGCGGGGCGTGATCCGCAGGAATGGCTATGGCCGGGGGATGTCATTGAAGCACATCTTGAGAAAATAGGTGATTTGCGCCATCCCGTTATTGCGGTGTAA
- a CDS encoding IS630 family transposase has protein sequence MPIIAPIPRSERRQMKKFIHKTRDKDYARRLMALLMLHEGKTVSAISRTLHCSRSSVNRWINWFTLYGLEGLKSLPSGRPAIWNLAPLFSLLSFLLQHSPQDFGCLRSRWSIELITRIINELFCLSLSQSTFYRYFCQVGIVWRRAAPTVKKPDPEYDEKMAKITEALSNVSEPHPVFYEDEVDIDLNPKIGADWCLKGQQKRVMTPGKNQKHYLAGCLDAQTGQVTYVSGIKKNSDLFINMLKELNGQYRHAKNITLILDNYGIHKSRKVRAWLKQNPKFNLLFLPVYSPWINKIERLWQSLHETVTRNHCCQYMWQLLKCVEAFINAFSSGQQPGMRKMGVSLL, from the coding sequence ATGCCAATCATAGCACCCATACCCCGAAGTGAACGACGTCAGATGAAAAAATTTATTCATAAAACCCGGGATAAAGATTATGCACGCCGACTCATGGCACTCTTAATGTTACATGAAGGCAAGACCGTTTCTGCCATCTCCAGAACCCTTCATTGTTCACGTTCTTCGGTTAATCGTTGGATAAATTGGTTTACATTATATGGGCTGGAAGGATTAAAAAGTTTACCGTCAGGAAGACCTGCTATCTGGAATTTAGCACCACTTTTTAGTTTGCTGTCGTTCTTATTACAGCACTCCCCACAGGATTTTGGCTGTCTGCGTTCACGTTGGAGCATTGAGCTGATTACTCGAATAATCAATGAATTATTCTGTTTGTCGCTTTCGCAAAGTACGTTCTATCGTTATTTCTGTCAGGTCGGTATTGTCTGGCGAAGGGCAGCACCTACCGTAAAAAAGCCTGATCCTGAGTATGACGAAAAAATGGCAAAAATCACTGAAGCTTTATCCAACGTGTCAGAACCACATCCTGTTTTTTACGAAGATGAAGTCGATATTGACCTTAACCCAAAAATCGGGGCGGACTGGTGTCTGAAAGGGCAACAAAAACGGGTCATGACGCCGGGAAAAAATCAAAAACACTACCTCGCGGGCTGCCTTGACGCCCAAACAGGCCAAGTGACTTATGTCAGCGGTATAAAGAAAAATTCTGATTTATTTATCAACATGTTAAAGGAACTGAATGGCCAATATCGCCATGCAAAAAACATCACGTTGATTTTAGATAACTATGGCATTCATAAAAGCCGGAAAGTCAGGGCATGGCTAAAACAAAATCCTAAATTTAATTTGTTGTTTTTACCGGTCTATTCGCCATGGATAAATAAGATTGAACGCCTATGGCAATCATTGCATGAAACCGTCACACGGAATCATTGTTGTCAGTATATGTGGCAACTCTTGAAATGCGTTGAAGCGTTTATTAACGCATTTTCATCAGGGCAACAACCGGGAATGAGAAAAATGGGTGTATCACTATTATGA